From the Chryseobacterium sp. G0201 genome, the window TCAGGTGTTGAATTTTATTTTTTGAAAATTTATGAATATAAGAAATTAATATCCCCGCAGGAATAAAAATGAATCCTGTGACTTTTAAAATCCAGAAAACAAAAAACCTTTTTGGATGCTGTTTTGTATGAAATTGTTTATAATATTTTATCCATTCAAATTGGGAAATAAATTTTGATAAACTTTCAATACAGGTGAAGTAAAAAATAATCCCCAATAATCCACCACCAATAATGTATATAATTGGTTTTTTATCTTTCTTCCAAAAGTTGAAAAGCAAGAAAGCTGCAATAGGTATGATTACTAGAGTATGAGGAATGCCATTAAATAATAATATTCCCAAACAAAATCCTGAGATAATTAACGGAAATAATTTATTGTAAATCAAATAAATAAAGATCATTGATAACGAGATGTTAATCAAAACTGTATTTCCGATGTACTGATGCAAAACAATATTACTGATTCCCCAAGTCAGAAAATTGAGGGTAATTCCCAGGAAGCCAAGTAGAAAGGCATTTACTTTAAGCTTGTAATATTTACTTACAAAAAAATAGAGCAGAAATGTGGATGCATTTAATAATCCATATGTTATTGCTCTGAACAAATAAATATTTTCTGTGTAAATAAATCTGAAAATTCTATAGAAATTGGTAGCATCAATTGTAGGCAATGTCTCGTGATCCCTGTAAAAAAACAAATAAAAAGCTTCATCATTGAAAATGAAACCTTTATTGAGATTAGAGTAAACAATATATCCTGTAAAAAATGCACCGATAACAAAAATCCAGCTTAATACATTCTCATATTTGTGTTGAATTTTTTCCATTAAACTATTTTTTTTGTGCCCAAATGCTGAATCCCGAGGCCATATTTTTACTCATTGGGTAATATTGTAAGATTACATCCAAAAATTTGATAGGGAATGTAACGATCATGAAAAGTAAATAAAGGAAAGTGTGAAGAGGTTTTATCCCGAAAGAGAAGACCAACGCAAACCATTCCTGGACCACCCAAAGCATTCCTGAAGTGGGACCAACTGGTTTTAAATTTAATATTTCAAAATCTTTTAACTGGTGTTTCATTCCTTCATAGGTAAACCTTTGAAAATCATACGGCGATGCGTGAAATGGCTGCATGAAAGGGATAAAACAGTAAATTTTCCCGCCCGGTTTTAAAATCCTATGGATTTCTGAAATTACCTGCTGAGGATTTGGAACGTGCTCCAAAACCGCAATATTGATGATGTAATCTACAGAATTATCTTTAAAAGGAATTTTTTCGATGTCACAAATTACATCCACATTTTCATAAGGAAGTAAATCCACATTTAACAGATCATCTCCAAAATCGGAATTTCCGCTTCCCAGATTTAGGGCAACTACATTTTTCCCTTTGATTTCATTACGAATGATACGTTTTGCATCAAAAAAGGGCTGCGGATAAACAGGACTGATAATTTCAATTAGTGCACTGTATACTTTATTGAATTTCTTTATTTTATATTTGATTTTATCAAGAAAATCGGTTACGACTTCTTCCTGTACGGGAATGAAAATATATTTTCCATTTTTTACTTGATATTCATCTTTAAATATTTCAGAATTTATGTTTTTCATGGAGAATATATTTAAAATTCGTTGATCGTGTTAATTACTCTTTGTTGCTCTTCTTCATTTAATTCAAAATATAAAGGCAGCCTTAGAAGGCAATCCTCAAATTTATCGGAATTAGGAAGATCTCTGCTATCATGTTTTTGAGTATAAAACTCACTTTTGTGCAATGATAAGTAGTGAAATACGGCCAAAATATTGTTCTCCTTGAGCTTTTTAATAAGTTCGGTTCTGAAATCAATATTTTTGCAAACAATATAAAACATATGAGCATTATTTGTAGCATATTTCGGGATGACAGGTAATGAAATATTTTCATTATCCTCTAAGCCTTCATGATATTTTTTCCAGATTTCGAGTCTCTTTTTCTGAATACTTTCGAT encodes:
- a CDS encoding class I SAM-dependent methyltransferase, giving the protein MKNINSEIFKDEYQVKNGKYIFIPVQEEVVTDFLDKIKYKIKKFNKVYSALIEIISPVYPQPFFDAKRIIRNEIKGKNVVALNLGSGNSDFGDDLLNVDLLPYENVDVICDIEKIPFKDNSVDYIINIAVLEHVPNPQQVISEIHRILKPGGKIYCFIPFMQPFHASPYDFQRFTYEGMKHQLKDFEILNLKPVGPTSGMLWVVQEWFALVFSFGIKPLHTFLYLLFMIVTFPIKFLDVILQYYPMSKNMASGFSIWAQKK